A window of the Desulforapulum autotrophicum HRM2 genome harbors these coding sequences:
- the gcvPA gene encoding aminomethyl-transferring glycine dehydrogenase subunit GcvPA, producing the protein MRYLPHTDQDIREMLSVTGMDSLEDLFTVIPEKFRVREPLDLPPAMDEWALNDHMEALAGSMGAASRSRVFIGAGSYSHHIPSALSYLIGRSEFATAYTPYQPEVSQGTLQGIYEFQSMITALLGMDIATASHYDCGTALAEALLIALRKNKQTRTVAVSSLVHPFHREIIKTYLTPAGYSMVELPQNPDGTTDFSLLDTLDVAGIAVQSPNFLGCIEDLARVKAIADSKKALFITSFTEALAYGLLKNPGSFGADLVAGEGQSLGIPQSFGGPGLGILSSTKNLMRALPGRYVGKTTDMAGEPGFVLTLATREQHIKREKASSNICSNNGLNAMAAGMYMAFTGRVGMRKIAQINHDKAVFLKAALQDAGLEPAFDRPFFNEFVLKVNDGFREKRETLKTRFNMVAGLDLEPYYPALANHYLFCATEVFSRQDMETLAREVK; encoded by the coding sequence ATGCGCTATCTACCCCATACAGACCAGGACATACGAGAGATGCTGTCCGTCACGGGCATGGACTCTCTTGAGGATCTTTTCACCGTAATACCTGAAAAGTTCAGGGTCAGGGAGCCCCTTGATCTGCCCCCGGCCATGGACGAGTGGGCTCTGAACGACCACATGGAGGCCCTTGCCGGTTCCATGGGGGCAGCTTCAAGGTCCCGGGTGTTTATTGGGGCCGGCAGCTACAGCCATCACATCCCTTCCGCCCTCTCCTATCTGATCGGTCGATCTGAGTTTGCAACGGCCTACACTCCCTACCAGCCCGAGGTCAGCCAGGGTACCCTCCAGGGTATCTATGAGTTCCAGAGCATGATCACCGCGCTTTTAGGCATGGATATCGCCACAGCCTCCCACTATGACTGCGGAACGGCCCTTGCCGAGGCCCTGTTAATTGCACTCAGGAAAAATAAACAGACCCGAACCGTGGCCGTTTCAAGCCTGGTTCATCCCTTTCACAGGGAAATCATCAAAACCTACCTGACGCCGGCCGGCTATTCCATGGTCGAGCTTCCCCAAAATCCCGACGGCACCACCGACTTTTCCTTGCTTGATACCCTTGATGTGGCCGGCATTGCCGTGCAGAGCCCTAATTTTTTGGGCTGCATTGAGGATCTTGCCCGTGTCAAGGCCATTGCTGATTCAAAAAAAGCGTTGTTTATCACCTCGTTCACCGAAGCCCTGGCCTATGGCTTACTGAAAAACCCCGGAAGCTTTGGCGCAGATCTGGTTGCCGGCGAAGGTCAGAGCCTTGGTATCCCCCAGAGTTTTGGCGGTCCGGGCCTTGGAATCCTCTCGTCCACCAAAAATCTCATGCGCGCCCTGCCCGGCCGCTATGTGGGAAAAACCACAGACATGGCTGGCGAACCCGGATTTGTACTGACCCTTGCCACACGTGAGCAGCACATCAAACGTGAAAAGGCCAGCTCCAACATCTGTTCTAACAACGGGCTAAACGCCATGGCTGCGGGCATGTACATGGCCTTTACCGGCAGGGTTGGTATGCGTAAAATCGCCCAGATCAACCATGACAAGGCCGTATTCCTGAAGGCTGCCCTCCAGGATGCAGGCCTTGAACCGGCCTTTGACCGACCCTTTTTCAACGAGTTTGTCTTAAAGGTGAATGACGGGTTCAGGGAAAAGCGAGAGACCCTTAAAACCCGTTTCAACATGGTGGCAGGCCTTGACCTTGAGCCCTATTACCCGGCCCTGGCCAACCACTATCTGTTTTGCGCAACCGAAGTCTTTTCCAGGCAGGATATGGAAACCCTGGCAAGGGAGGTGAAATAA
- the gcvH gene encoding glycine cleavage system protein GcvH: MKEINELNLPEDVRYTEDHEWAKVENTVFTIGINDYAQDQLGEIVFVEMPEIGTSFSKGDEFGTVESVKAVSELYMPVSGEVVEINQGLEDAPELVNNDCYGAGWIIRVKPSNVAEMDLLMDKKTYLESLEG; the protein is encoded by the coding sequence ATGAAAGAAATTAATGAACTGAATCTGCCGGAAGATGTACGCTACACCGAGGACCATGAGTGGGCAAAGGTCGAGAACACGGTTTTCACCATCGGCATCAACGACTATGCCCAGGATCAGCTTGGGGAGATTGTTTTTGTGGAGATGCCTGAAATCGGGACCTCTTTCTCAAAGGGGGATGAGTTTGGTACTGTTGAATCGGTAAAGGCGGTTTCAGAGCTCTATATGCCTGTTTCCGGCGAAGTTGTGGAGATTAACCAAGGGCTTGAAGATGCCCCTGAACTTGTCAACAACGACTGCTATGGTGCCGGATGGATCATCCGGGTCAAGCCGTCCAATGTCGCTGAGATGGACCTTTTAATGGATAAGAAAACCTACCTTGAATCTTTAGAAGGATAA